A section of the Chryseobacterium scophthalmum genome encodes:
- a CDS encoding SDR family NAD(P)-dependent oxidoreductase — MIVLGSTSEVAQAFVEKALQEGEKYERIYLFTSNKEATERFAKHIDVKFLQQSEIIELDLTKEINYFDFDHVNSNVLFCATGYLGESTEDGLYDNKNTERIIDINYSKLVPVINYFAQKFESKRSGTIIGLSSVAGDRGRQSNFIYGSAKAAFTAYLSGLRNYLFEKKVHVLTVKPGFMATKMTEGLPLNPKLTATPKQAAECIYKAFKKQKNVAYVLPIWGVIMMIIRNIPEFIFKKLKL; from the coding sequence ATGATAGTTCTCGGAAGTACCTCTGAAGTAGCGCAGGCTTTTGTGGAAAAAGCTTTGCAGGAAGGCGAAAAATATGAAAGAATTTATCTTTTTACCTCAAACAAAGAAGCAACGGAGCGTTTTGCAAAACATATCGATGTGAAATTTTTGCAACAATCTGAAATTATTGAGCTTGATTTAACAAAAGAAATTAATTATTTTGATTTCGATCATGTCAATTCTAATGTCTTGTTCTGTGCGACCGGATATTTGGGTGAAAGTACCGAAGATGGATTGTACGACAACAAAAATACAGAACGGATTATTGATATTAATTACTCAAAACTGGTTCCTGTAATCAATTATTTTGCACAAAAATTTGAAAGCAAAAGATCTGGGACAATCATTGGTCTTTCGTCGGTTGCAGGTGATCGTGGAAGACAGAGTAATTTTATTTATGGAAGTGCAAAAGCAGCTTTTACAGCTTATTTGAGCGGACTTAGAAATTATCTTTTTGAAAAAAAGGTTCATGTTTTAACGGTGAAACCCGGTTTTATGGCAACAAAAATGACCGAAGGTTTACCTTTAAATCCTAAATTAACGGCAACTCCGAAACAAGCAGCTGAATGTATTTACAAAGCATTTAAAAAACAAAAAAATGTTGCATACGTTTTACCGATTTGGGGCGTTATTATGATGATCATCAGAAATATTCCTGAGTTTATATTTAAAAAATTAAAGCTTTAA
- a CDS encoding HAD-IB family hydrolase has translation MKKLYCFDFDGTITYKDTMFMYLKFYNPSKFRVQFLKHIPLFILLKLKLAETEKVKKSFIGSVLKGQLQSKIEEKSKQFFEENYPKIVRENALEFIKNIDRENTQSLMVTASLDIWAKPFAEKLQMNLVSTKAEFKNGIFTGNFIGKNCNGLEKLERIKKEISDSKYDKIIAFGDTSGDKPMLKWANEGHYQFFH, from the coding sequence ATGAAAAAATTGTATTGTTTTGATTTTGACGGAACTATTACCTATAAAGATACGATGTTTATGTATCTTAAATTTTATAATCCATCCAAGTTCCGGGTGCAGTTTTTGAAGCATATTCCGCTTTTTATTTTATTAAAATTAAAATTGGCAGAGACGGAAAAAGTAAAGAAAAGCTTCATTGGTTCTGTTTTAAAAGGTCAGCTTCAATCTAAAATTGAGGAGAAATCGAAACAATTTTTTGAGGAAAATTATCCTAAAATCGTTAGAGAAAATGCTCTAGAATTTATTAAAAATATAGATAGAGAAAATACACAAAGTCTTATGGTGACAGCTTCTCTTGATATTTGGGCTAAACCTTTTGCAGAAAAATTACAGATGAATCTTGTTTCTACAAAGGCAGAGTTCAAAAATGGGATTTTTACAGGCAACTTTATAGGCAAAAACTGCAACGGTTTAGAAAAACTGGAGCGCATTAAAAAAGAAATTTCAGACAGTAAGTACGATAAAATCATAGCGTTCGGAGATACTTCAGGAGATAAGCCAATGCTGAAATGGGCAAATGAGGGTCATTACCAATTTTTTCATTAA
- the trxA gene encoding thioredoxin: MALEITDSSFQETVLKSDKPVLVDFWAVWCGPCRTLGPIIEEVATDFEGKAVVGKVDVDNNQEISMQYGIRNIPTVLIFKNGEVVDKLVGVTPKEVIAEKLSAHL; encoded by the coding sequence ATGGCTTTAGAAATTACGGATAGCTCGTTTCAGGAAACGGTTTTAAAATCAGACAAACCGGTATTGGTAGACTTTTGGGCAGTATGGTGCGGACCGTGCAGAACTTTAGGACCAATCATCGAAGAAGTTGCAACAGATTTTGAAGGAAAAGCTGTCGTAGGAAAAGTAGACGTAGATAACAACCAGGAAATTTCTATGCAATACGGAATCAGAAATATCCCTACAGTTCTTATTTTCAAGAACGGTGAAGTAGTAGATAAATTGGTTGGTGTAACTCCGAAAGAGGTAATCGCTGAGAAATTAAGCGCACACTTATAA
- a CDS encoding cysteine desulfurase family protein, whose protein sequence is MNKIYLDNAATTPLSEEVIDAMVDTMKMNFGNPSSTHSFGQEAKILIENVRRQVADYLHVTPAEIIFTSCGTESNNMIIKSSVEHLGIERIISSPMEHKCVSESILDMKNRKGVEVAYIRPNEKGDIDLAKLEELLKNSDKKTLVSLMHANNEIGNIVDIKKIAQLCKENNALFHSDTVQTMAHMNLDFSNIPVDFASCSAHKFHGPKGIGFAFIRKSSGLKGIITGGPQERSLRAGTENVAGIAGLGKALELSLNNMEAYTEHMQTIKQYTIDRVSAEIPGVKFNGRSSEADNSLYTVVSLLLPYKNPLIGLQLDMKGIAVSQGSACSSGASKPSMVMMMVLSEDEMDNCTPLRVSFSHMTTKDDIDTFVTALKEISKDFVIENTNVEHR, encoded by the coding sequence ATGAATAAAATATATTTAGATAACGCTGCTACAACGCCTCTTTCAGAAGAAGTAATCGATGCAATGGTTGATACGATGAAAATGAATTTCGGAAATCCTTCTTCAACTCACAGTTTTGGTCAGGAAGCGAAGATTCTTATAGAAAATGTAAGAAGGCAGGTTGCAGATTATCTACATGTAACTCCAGCTGAGATTATTTTTACTTCTTGCGGTACAGAGTCTAATAATATGATTATCAAATCGAGTGTTGAACATCTTGGTATTGAAAGAATCATAAGCTCTCCGATGGAGCACAAATGTGTTTCTGAGAGTATTCTGGATATGAAAAACAGAAAAGGGGTAGAGGTTGCTTATATTCGTCCTAACGAAAAGGGAGATATTGATTTGGCTAAATTAGAAGAACTACTTAAAAATTCAGATAAAAAAACACTGGTGAGCTTAATGCATGCCAATAACGAAATCGGAAATATCGTTGATATTAAGAAAATTGCTCAGCTTTGCAAAGAAAACAATGCACTTTTCCATTCTGATACCGTTCAGACAATGGCGCACATGAATCTTGATTTCTCAAATATTCCTGTTGATTTTGCATCTTGCAGTGCTCATAAATTTCACGGTCCGAAAGGAATTGGTTTCGCATTTATCAGAAAATCGAGCGGTTTAAAAGGGATTATTACAGGTGGTCCTCAAGAAAGAAGCTTGAGAGCAGGAACAGAAAATGTTGCCGGTATTGCAGGTTTAGGAAAAGCCCTGGAGCTTTCATTAAATAATATGGAAGCTTATACAGAACACATGCAGACTATTAAACAATACACAATTGACAGAGTTTCTGCAGAAATTCCGGGAGTGAAGTTTAATGGTAGAAGTTCTGAAGCAGATAACAGTTTGTACACTGTAGTAAGTCTTTTACTTCCTTACAAAAATCCTTTAATCGGATTACAACTTGATATGAAAGGAATTGCTGTGTCACAAGGAAGTGCATGTTCTTCAGGAGCATCAAAACCTTCTATGGTAATGATGATGGTACTTTCTGAGGATGAAATGGATAATTGTACACCTTTGCGTGTCTCTTTCAGCCACATGACGACAAAAGATGATATCGATACTTTTGTGACTGCTTTAAAAGAGATTTCTAAAGATTTTGTTATAGAAAATACAAATGTTGAGCATAGATAA